A region of Maribacter algicola DNA encodes the following proteins:
- a CDS encoding DUF6747 family protein: MGNLLLIKEIYIEAFRNWKSYILENYFKIFSWACFILIALAAYALIFRISTGFSFSNL; encoded by the coding sequence AATCTTTTACTTATCAAGGAAATTTATATTGAAGCCTTTAGAAATTGGAAAAGTTATATTCTGGAAAACTATTTCAAAATTTTTTCATGGGCATGCTTTATACTAATTGCATTGGCGGCGTATGCACTAATATTTAGAATATCAACAGGTTTTTCGTTTAGTAATCTTTAA
- a CDS encoding LysM peptidoglycan-binding domain-containing protein → MKKLHTRSIILFGFFVLPMISLGQQKNSTTVVKKEELSFIEVENDTATLQAEQVIDLSSVDSIPDNDFILVKSDQTHKYHLNDHSQAAKYDSLWLKELIANAPLFEAIYEDVTTLEPDSTYVLDLNTDTLKLRLEKLNQKTPFNVAYNPSLENVIKSFLTRRRGLMQRMLTASQFYFPLFEQQMDNHNIPLEMKYLSIVESALNPKARSRVGATGLWQFMYGTGKMYNLDVTSYVDERSDPIKSTEAACKYLSKLYEIFQDWDLALAAYNSGPGNVNKAIRRSGGYKNYWNLRSYLPRETAGYVPAFLATMYIFEYAEEHGLKGQKVDRAYFETDTVHVKSLITFDQISELVGIGKEELKILNPSYKLNAIPYVDGKNYTLRLPISHMGKFVANEAAIYAHVEKELNSKESPLQELVKQAEEGEITYKVRSGDYLGRIADRYGVGVSQIKRWNGLRSNNLRIGQRLTIYPRKQPVAAVKPKDTPSKGTVSSNSKVHEVRSGDSLWTISRKYPGVSIENLREWNGISGNNLKPGTKLKLCDCSS, encoded by the coding sequence ATGAAGAAGTTGCACACCCGTAGTATTATTCTTTTTGGTTTTTTTGTATTGCCGATGATTTCCTTGGGGCAGCAAAAAAATTCAACAACTGTTGTGAAAAAGGAGGAGCTGTCCTTTATTGAGGTTGAAAATGACACTGCGACGCTTCAGGCGGAACAGGTAATCGACCTTTCTTCAGTGGACTCTATTCCGGACAACGATTTCATATTGGTAAAGTCTGACCAAACCCATAAGTACCATCTCAACGACCATTCCCAAGCTGCAAAATATGACAGTCTTTGGTTGAAGGAACTTATAGCGAACGCCCCTCTTTTTGAGGCCATATATGAAGACGTCACCACCTTGGAACCCGATTCAACCTACGTTTTGGACCTTAATACGGACACACTAAAACTCCGTTTGGAAAAATTAAATCAAAAAACCCCTTTTAATGTTGCTTACAATCCCTCACTTGAAAATGTGATCAAATCATTTCTTACAAGAAGAAGAGGGCTTATGCAGCGCATGTTGACCGCAAGTCAGTTTTATTTCCCACTTTTTGAACAACAAATGGACAATCACAACATTCCTTTGGAAATGAAATATTTGTCGATTGTCGAATCTGCCTTGAATCCAAAGGCAAGGTCTAGGGTGGGTGCCACGGGTTTATGGCAGTTCATGTATGGAACGGGAAAAATGTATAATTTGGACGTTACCAGTTATGTAGACGAGCGCAGTGACCCCATTAAATCTACTGAGGCAGCCTGTAAATATTTATCAAAGTTGTATGAAATTTTCCAGGATTGGGATTTGGCGCTTGCCGCCTATAATTCAGGCCCAGGCAATGTGAACAAGGCTATTAGAAGGTCTGGGGGATATAAGAATTACTGGAATCTCAGGAGTTATCTTCCTAGGGAGACGGCTGGCTATGTACCTGCATTTCTCGCTACGATGTATATTTTTGAATATGCGGAAGAACATGGCCTAAAGGGCCAAAAAGTGGATAGGGCCTATTTTGAAACTGATACCGTGCACGTAAAAAGCCTTATCACCTTCGATCAAATATCAGAATTGGTAGGTATTGGAAAAGAGGAACTTAAAATTTTAAATCCTTCCTATAAATTGAACGCTATTCCTTACGTAGACGGAAAGAACTATACCCTTAGGTTGCCCATAAGCCATATGGGCAAGTTCGTAGCAAATGAGGCCGCTATTTATGCCCATGTAGAAAAGGAACTCAACAGCAAGGAAAGTCCTTTACAGGAACTTGTAAAACAGGCTGAGGAGGGTGAAATTACATATAAGGTACGTAGTGGCGACTATCTTGGTAGAATTGCGGATCGATATGGTGTTGGGGTTAGCCAAATTAAAAGATGGAACGGTTTAAGGAGCAATAATCTTAGAATTGGACAGCGTTTGACCATTTACCCCAGAAAGCAGCCCGTGGCCGCAGTGAAGCCTAAGGACACCCCGTCAAAAGGAACTGTTTCAAGCAATTCTAAGGTGCATGAAGTCCGCAGCGGTGATTCCCTTTGGACGATTTCTAGAAAATATCCTGGAGTTAGTATCGAAAATTTACGAGAATGGAACGGTATTAGTGGTAATAACCTAAAACCGGGCACAAAATTGAAACTGTGCGATTGTTCATCGTAA
- a CDS encoding DoxX family membrane protein, giving the protein METIHEYASELILLLFLALTFLQSGADKIFDWKGNIGWLKGHFSKTPFKNSVPLLVVIILVLELITGIASLMGIYGILSSQNTSMAFWGALLGCITLLMLLLGQRVAKDYDGARTIVIYLMPTVFLLFLLQN; this is encoded by the coding sequence ATGGAAACAATACACGAATACGCTTCAGAGCTTATTTTGCTTCTTTTTTTGGCCTTGACCTTTTTACAAAGCGGAGCTGATAAAATATTCGATTGGAAGGGCAATATAGGATGGTTAAAAGGTCACTTTTCAAAAACGCCGTTCAAGAATTCCGTTCCTTTACTAGTGGTAATTATCCTGGTGTTGGAACTAATTACGGGAATTGCCTCATTAATGGGCATTTATGGAATCCTAAGTTCCCAAAACACATCCATGGCTTTTTGGGGTGCTCTTTTGGGCTGTATCACCCTTTTGATGTTGTTGTTAGGGCAACGGGTAGCAAAGGACTATGACGGGGCCAGGACGATAGTGATATATCTCATGCCCACCGTTTTTCTGTTGTTTCTTCTACAGAATTAA
- a CDS encoding DUF4837 family protein yields MKKIRALFLITITTLTLASCKEGKKQDYLPESIGAYNTLTVVINNDLWKSEVGDNIRRHFAAPALGLSWDEAQFRITQIPHQIFSGSIRNTRAVLYIMEDSLDIAHMKSNMYAKPQLIGVIKGRNHQEIIENLDEKAPEFISDYKALEIAEAQKKFLKSLSKEKALQEKLGISLNVPSVYKVGREEENFVWIDRQIQKGNMNIIAYSVPWDTFENDSTFVQDIVSMRDSIGNLFIPGEDIPGKNNHMITEKAFSPYVFPAEVGGRKAAEVRGRWEMSEYPMAGPFLTYIINDKPNNRKLVLEGFTFAPATEKRDYMFELEAILKTVKFN; encoded by the coding sequence ATGAAGAAAATTAGAGCACTATTTTTAATAACAATAACTACCTTGACCCTTGCTTCTTGTAAGGAGGGCAAAAAACAAGATTATTTGCCAGAGTCCATTGGCGCCTATAATACGCTCACCGTGGTTATCAACAACGATCTTTGGAAAAGTGAGGTTGGGGACAATATAAGGAGACACTTTGCTGCTCCTGCATTGGGTTTGTCTTGGGACGAAGCCCAATTTCGAATCACGCAAATTCCACATCAAATCTTTTCAGGTTCCATTAGGAACACTAGGGCGGTATTATATATAATGGAGGACTCCTTGGATATAGCCCATATGAAGAGTAACATGTATGCCAAACCTCAATTGATAGGTGTTATAAAAGGCAGAAACCATCAAGAAATTATTGAAAACCTAGATGAAAAAGCCCCTGAATTTATATCGGATTATAAGGCTTTGGAGATAGCAGAGGCTCAAAAGAAGTTTTTGAAATCCCTCAGCAAGGAAAAGGCCTTGCAGGAAAAATTGGGGATAAGTCTCAACGTACCTTCCGTTTATAAGGTAGGAAGGGAAGAGGAGAATTTTGTGTGGATCGATAGGCAAATTCAAAAAGGGAACATGAATATCATTGCCTACAGTGTGCCTTGGGATACATTTGAGAACGACTCCACCTTCGTACAGGACATTGTAAGCATGCGAGACTCTATTGGAAACCTTTTTATTCCGGGGGAGGATATTCCTGGAAAAAACAACCATATGATTACAGAAAAGGCGTTTTCACCCTATGTTTTTCCTGCCGAAGTAGGTGGAAGAAAAGCGGCCGAGGTAAGGGGAAGGTGGGAAATGTCCGAGTATCCCATGGCAGGTCCTTTTTTGACCTACATAATAAATGATAAGCCAAATAATAGAAAATTAGTTTTGGAAGGGTTCACTTTTGCGCCAGCAACAGAAAAACGCGACTATATGTTCGAGCTGGAGGCAATTTTAAAGACAGTAAAATTCAATTAG
- a CDS encoding DNA polymerase III subunit, which translates to MLFKDVLGLSHIKNHLTSSADARRVPHAQLFVGPEGSGTLLMALAYAQYLICGNSNGENEGGSASCNLKFNSFSHPDVHFAFPVANTEQAKKHAVSDNFIREWRDFLSEQPYGNLFDWYRLIDIEKKQGQIGVDEAKEIVKKLSLKSYEGGYKIMIVWMAEKLNNAASNKLLKLIEEPPEKTVFLLLCQDEEQILQTIRSRCQILHFPPLAEDVIADALLKKGASQQEAMQISHEANGNFNKALDLLNKDSEDLVFEKWFVQWVRSAFKAKGNKAAIHELLLWSDELAKTGRETQKKFLYYCIMVMRQAMLLNYGVHELAYMKVHVDGFQFEKFAPFVHENNILEITKELEEAIYHIERNGNAKIIFTDLSIRLTRLLHKKPTKIPS; encoded by the coding sequence ATGCTATTTAAGGACGTTTTAGGGCTTTCCCATATAAAGAACCATCTCACTTCCAGTGCAGATGCAAGGAGGGTTCCACATGCCCAATTATTCGTAGGACCGGAAGGTTCAGGTACTTTGCTTATGGCATTAGCCTACGCGCAATATTTGATTTGTGGAAACTCAAATGGCGAAAATGAAGGAGGTAGTGCTTCCTGCAACCTAAAATTCAATTCCTTTTCCCACCCAGATGTCCATTTTGCCTTTCCGGTAGCGAATACGGAGCAAGCCAAAAAACATGCCGTTAGTGACAATTTCATAAGGGAATGGCGTGATTTTTTATCGGAACAACCGTATGGAAATCTTTTTGATTGGTACCGATTGATAGATATAGAAAAAAAACAGGGCCAGATCGGTGTGGACGAGGCCAAGGAGATTGTAAAAAAACTGTCCCTCAAATCATACGAGGGAGGCTATAAGATTATGATTGTCTGGATGGCCGAGAAGTTGAATAACGCAGCCTCAAACAAACTGTTGAAATTAATAGAGGAACCCCCCGAAAAAACGGTCTTTCTATTGCTTTGCCAGGATGAGGAGCAAATTCTTCAGACCATACGTTCCAGGTGTCAGATTTTACATTTCCCGCCGTTGGCGGAAGACGTTATTGCCGATGCGCTGCTCAAAAAAGGGGCGTCCCAGCAAGAGGCGATGCAAATCTCCCACGAAGCCAATGGAAACTTCAACAAGGCGCTTGACCTTTTGAACAAGGACTCGGAAGATCTGGTGTTCGAAAAGTGGTTCGTGCAATGGGTGCGCAGTGCCTTTAAAGCGAAAGGAAACAAAGCCGCAATCCATGAATTACTATTGTGGAGCGATGAATTGGCAAAAACCGGAAGGGAAACCCAAAAAAAATTTCTTTACTATTGTATTATGGTAATGCGACAAGCGATGCTTTTGAATTACGGAGTGCATGAACTTGCCTATATGAAGGTACATGTCGATGGCTTCCAGTTTGAAAAATTCGCGCCCTTTGTCCATGAAAACAATATTTTGGAAATAACCAAAGAACTGGAAGAGGCCATTTACCACATTGAAAGAAATGGCAATGCCAAGATCATATTTACGGACCTATCCATTCGACTTACAAGGCTACTTCATAAAAAACCGACAAAAATACCTTCTTGA
- the folB gene encoding dihydroneopterin aldolase — MGIIRVDNIRVYAYHGCLSEETKIGSDYLVNVEVKADLSKAIVSDALKDTVDYVHINRIVVEEMGIPSKLLEHVAKRIGDRIFKELPMVKKARISVAKVNPPINGDVQKVLVELSLKRGK; from the coding sequence ATGGGGATTATTAGGGTAGATAACATTAGGGTATATGCATATCACGGGTGTCTTTCTGAGGAAACAAAAATCGGAAGCGATTATTTGGTAAATGTTGAAGTCAAGGCAGACCTCTCCAAAGCCATCGTATCCGATGCACTGAAGGACACTGTGGACTACGTCCATATAAACAGAATTGTGGTGGAGGAAATGGGCATTCCCTCCAAATTATTGGAACATGTGGCCAAAAGAATAGGGGACCGTATTTTTAAGGAACTCCCAATGGTAAAAAAAGCTAGAATTTCAGTTGCCAAGGTAAACCCGCCCATAAACGGCGATGTGCAAAAGGTGCTGGTAGAATTATCGCTCAAGAGAGGAAAATAG
- a CDS encoding phosphoglycerate kinase has translation MKILDDYNFENKKALIRVDFNVPLNENFKVTDANRIEAAKPTIIKVLEDGGSAVLMSHLGRPNGEKNPDLSLKHICSKVSDVIGVSVKFVDDCIGEKAEKAVSDLKSGEVLLLENLRYHNEEEKGDEAFAEKLSKLGDIYVNDAFGTAHRAHASTTIVAKFFPGAKCFGYLLANEIDAIEKVMQTGEKPVLAILGGAKVSSKITIIENILDKVDDLIIGGGMTYTFVKAQGGGVGDSICEDDKMDLALDILKQAKEKGVNVHLPVDVLAADDFSPNANTKVLDVDKIPNGWQGLDAGPKTLEIFKKVILGAKTILWNGPVGVFEMDAFAKGTIAIGNFIDEATQNGAFSLVGGGDSVAAVKQFGFEDKVSYVSTGGGAMLESLEGKTLPGIAAIND, from the coding sequence ATGAAAATATTAGACGACTACAATTTTGAAAATAAAAAAGCATTGATAAGGGTGGACTTCAATGTTCCTTTGAACGAAAACTTTAAAGTCACGGACGCAAATAGGATTGAGGCTGCAAAACCCACCATCATAAAAGTTTTGGAAGATGGAGGAAGCGCGGTATTGATGAGCCACTTGGGAAGGCCCAATGGTGAAAAAAACCCTGATTTATCGCTTAAACATATCTGTTCCAAGGTATCTGATGTAATTGGTGTTTCCGTCAAATTTGTGGACGACTGTATTGGTGAAAAGGCTGAAAAGGCGGTTTCCGATTTAAAAAGCGGAGAAGTGCTTTTACTGGAAAACCTTAGATATCACAATGAGGAGGAGAAGGGTGATGAAGCTTTCGCTGAAAAGCTGTCGAAATTGGGGGACATCTATGTAAACGATGCCTTTGGTACCGCCCACAGGGCACATGCCTCCACGACCATTGTGGCCAAGTTTTTCCCAGGGGCGAAGTGCTTTGGATATTTATTGGCCAATGAAATCGATGCCATTGAAAAGGTGATGCAAACAGGGGAAAAACCTGTTTTGGCCATTTTGGGCGGCGCAAAGGTCTCTTCCAAAATTACCATTATAGAAAACATACTTGATAAGGTTGATGATTTAATCATTGGTGGGGGTATGACCTATACGTTTGTAAAGGCACAAGGAGGCGGCGTGGGCGATTCCATTTGCGAGGACGATAAAATGGATTTGGCCTTGGACATCTTAAAACAGGCCAAAGAAAAGGGCGTAAATGTACATTTGCCGGTAGACGTGCTCGCTGCCGATGATTTTAGCCCAAACGCCAACACCAAGGTTTTGGATGTTGATAAAATACCAAATGGGTGGCAGGGTTTGGATGCCGGGCCCAAAACATTGGAAATCTTCAAAAAAGTGATTTTAGGGGCCAAAACAATCCTTTGGAACGGGCCAGTTGGGGTTTTTGAAATGGATGCCTTCGCCAAGGGAACCATAGCTATTGGAAATTTCATTGATGAGGCTACCCAAAACGGTGCTTTTTCCCTTGTTGGGGGTGGTGATTCCGTTGCCGCCGTCAAACAATTTGGCTTTGAGGACAAAGTAAGCTATGTCTCTACCGGAGGAGGGGCCATGCTGGAGAGCCTTGAAGGAAAGACCTTGCCAGGAATCGCTGCAATAAACGACTAG
- a CDS encoding PorP/SprF family type IX secretion system membrane protein produces MFKRLLTLALITSALFVRGQELNSPQLSQYLADNPFVLAPTYAGIGDHVKIRLNGLAQWVGIKDAPRTQSLAADMRIGEKSGVGVFLYNDSNGYTKQRGARVSFAHHLTLDRYEDEFLSFGLSYNFNQFNIDIDQFNLIDFPDNGIVNNRQTTNHNFDVGVLYRYDKFYFAANASNILDKDPRDLTFDIDEPNELRNYYVYTGYRYTKSRTSNLEIEPSMLFKIFESDGRSETDLNVKFRWYDFEDYYYAGVTYRFLNDQIGNPLYIAPILGLKKSNFYFGYSYQIILNEILGYSTGTHVVTIGVDLFQGISNCRCTY; encoded by the coding sequence ATGTTTAAGAGATTATTGACCTTAGCACTTATCACAAGCGCCTTATTCGTAAGAGGTCAAGAACTTAATTCCCCACAGCTCTCCCAGTATCTTGCGGATAACCCGTTTGTACTGGCCCCCACCTATGCAGGGATTGGAGACCATGTTAAGATACGGCTCAATGGTTTGGCACAGTGGGTAGGCATCAAGGATGCCCCCAGGACACAATCCTTGGCCGCAGATATGCGGATTGGGGAAAAATCCGGGGTGGGCGTGTTTTTATATAACGATTCAAACGGATATACCAAGCAAAGGGGCGCCAGGGTTTCTTTTGCCCACCACCTTACCTTGGACCGCTATGAGGACGAGTTTCTATCCTTTGGTCTTTCCTATAATTTCAACCAGTTCAATATCGACATTGATCAGTTCAATCTTATCGACTTTCCCGATAATGGAATCGTAAACAACAGGCAAACGACCAACCACAACTTTGATGTGGGGGTTTTGTATCGATATGACAAGTTTTACTTTGCCGCAAATGCTTCCAATATTTTGGACAAAGACCCAAGAGACCTTACGTTTGATATAGACGAGCCCAATGAATTGAGAAACTATTATGTGTATACGGGCTACAGATATACCAAAAGCAGAACAAGCAATTTGGAAATTGAACCCTCTATGTTGTTCAAGATTTTTGAAAGCGATGGACGTTCCGAAACGGATTTGAACGTAAAGTTCAGATGGTACGATTTTGAGGACTACTACTACGCCGGGGTTACCTACAGGTTCTTGAACGACCAGATTGGAAACCCGCTCTATATAGCACCGATACTAGGGTTAAAGAAAAGCAACTTTTATTTTGGATACTCCTATCAGATAATCTTGAACGAGATTTTAGGCTATAGTACAGGTACCCATGTAGTTACCATTGGTGTGGATCTATTCCAAGGTATCAGCAATTGTAGGTGTACCTATTGA